Proteins from a single region of Thamnophis elegans isolate rThaEle1 chromosome 17, rThaEle1.pri, whole genome shotgun sequence:
- the NUDT17 gene encoding nucleoside diphosphate-linked moiety X motif 17, whose product MLAGRRVAVHVCRAGGFPQRARFEQSIVGHYCPPHEDTVVVHCALKPLQFLVSDREFPSSTGLLLKRPHFCPIKHLTPEQRASLPTETLRRGVDVGVAVLLESASGKVLLTRRTRTLSIFPNTWVPPGGHIDPEEELLDAGLREVQEETGLQLKDGGQFSWQLLALWESVYPPRLSQGLPQRHHIVVFLHLALRESHQELQARLKPNEAEVAAVAWLDRSTLASIAATEDGAEGETPGVGREAPPTISVIELEKGSAKTLVIPTAAFLPTAQGENVERVSTGTRYALRQWLNKSSL is encoded by the exons ATGCTGGCCGGCAGGAGGGTGGCGGTGCACGTCTGCAGAGCGGGCGGCTTCCCGCAACGGGCCCGCTTCGAGCAG AGCATCGTAGGCCACTACTGTCCGCCCCACGAAGATACCGTTGTCGTACATTGCGCATTAAAACCTCTCCAGTTCCTCGTTTCTGACCGGGAGTTTCCGAGCTCCACGGGACTCCTCTTGAAG CGTCCCCACTTCTGCCCCATCAAGCATTTGACCCCAGAGCAAAGGGCTTCCCTCCCCACAGAGACTCTGCGCCGGGGGGTGGATGTCGGTGTGGCTGTCCTCCTGGAGTCGGCCAGCGGAAAAGTTTTGTTGACCCGTCGGACGAGGACGCTAAGCATCTTCCCCAATACTTGGGTGCCTCCTG GCGGCCATATTGATCCAGAAGAAGAG cTCCTGGATGCTGGGCTGCGGGAGGTTCAGGAAGAGACCGGCTTGCAGTTGAAGGATGGGGGGCAATTCTCCTGGCAATTGCTGGCCCTATGGGAG TCTGTGTACCCTCCGCGGCTGAGCCAGGGGTTGCCCCAGCGCCATCACATCGTGGTCTTCCTGCACCTGGCCTTGCGCGAGAGCCACCAGGAGCTCCAG GCCAGGCTGAAACCCAATGAAGCTGAGGTCGCTGCTGTCGCTTGGTTGGACCGCTCCACCCTAGCATCCATTGCGGCGACGGAGGATGGAGCAGAAGGGGAGACCCCAGGGGTGGGCAGggaagccccacccaccatcag CGTCATCGAACTGGAGAAGGGCTCTGCCAAGACCCTGGTGATCCCCACTGCCGCCTTCCTGCCCACGGCACAAGGGGAAAACGTGGAGCGTGTCAGCACCGGGACCAGGTACGCCCTCCGGCAGTGGCTGAACAAGTCCTCCCTCTGA
- the PEX11B gene encoding peroxisomal membrane protein 11B, translating into MDSWVRFSAQSQAKERVFRAAQYACTLLGYALQKNGAGPDFLARIKQLEAHLSLGRKLFRLGNSADALEAAKRAIHLSDIVLRFCITVSHLNRAMYFACDNILWAGKSGLVPHMDHEKWSQRSFRYYLFALIMNLSRDAYEIRLLMERETNSKSQKGSCRNGPSSPGEDPNHRFQQLALKLKLQLALLAQVLRNNPPLLLDLMKNACDVFIPLDKLGMYKTSSGFVGLCGLTSSILSILAILNPWLKLKP; encoded by the exons ATGGATTCCTGGGTCCGTTTCAGCGCCCAAAGCCAAGCCAAGGAGCGAGTGTTCAG AGCTGCCCAATATGCTTGCACCCTACTGGGCTACGCCCTGCAGAAGAATGGAGCTGGGCCCGATTTCCTCGCTAGGATCAAGCAGCTGGAGGCTCATCTGAGTTTGGGACGCAAGC TATTCCGGCTGGGGAACTCTGCAGATGCTCTGGAGGCGGCCAAAAGAGCCATCCACCTGTCCGATATTGTCCTCCGTTTCTGCATCACCGTGAGCCACTTAAATCGGGCCATGTACTTCGCCTGCGACAACATCCTCTGGGCGGGGAAATCGGGCCTCGTCCCGCACATGGACCATGAGAAGTGGAGCCAGCGGTCATTCAG aTATTATCTCTTCGCGCTGATTATGAACTTGAGCCGGGATGCCTATGAGATCCGTCTCCTGATGGAGCGCGAGACCAACTCGAAATCTCAGAAAGGAAGCTGCAGAAATGGCCCGTCCAGCCCGGGGGAGGACCCCAACCATCGCTTCCAGCAGCTGGCCCTGAAGCTGAAGCTGCAGCTCGCTCTCCTGGCGCAGGTGCTTCGCAACAACCCTCCCCTCCTCCTGGACCTGATGAAAAACGCCTGTGACGTTTTCATCCCTTTGGACAAACTGGGCATGTACAAGACCAGCTCGGGCTTCGTGGGGCTCTGCGGCCTGACCTCGTCCATCCTTTCCATCCTCGCCATCCTCAACCCGTGGCTGAAGCTGAAACCTTGA